One Bifidobacterium angulatum DSM 20098 = JCM 7096 DNA window includes the following coding sequences:
- the argS gene encoding arginine--tRNA ligase gives MSPEALSELIFNIVNDLVNEGKAGTLTADLIPPQAKFAVMRPKDRAHGDWASNAAMQLAKKAGMKPRDFAELFAAELVKADGIKSVEVAGPGFINIVLDSASAAAVVDAVLEAGSAYGKNDHLGGETLNLEFVSANPTGPIHIGGTRWAAVGDSMARVLEANGAKVVREYYFNDHGEQINRFAKSLVAAAHGETTPIDGYKGAYIDEIAQRVIDEATADGVDILNLPRVDGGSDENGEPLGEGDSEQREEFRKRAVPMMFDEIQKSMKNFRVNFDVWFHENSLYSDGEVDKAIADLRERGDIFEKDGATWFASTKHGDDKDRVIIKSDGNYAYFAADIAYYRNKRHREVNPADVAIYMLGADHHGYIGRMMAMCEAFGDKPGENMQILIGQLVNVMKDGKAVRMSKRAGNVVTIDDLTDAIGVDASRYSLARTDYNSPVDIDLNLLASHSNENPVYYVQYAHARSCNVDRNAATAGITYEGADLSLLDTPADGEVLAALAQWPALLREAGDLRAPHRVAHYLEDLAATYHKWYNVERVVPMELTDPEARGEEAEALRIAKAPEPARAAARLKLNDAVKTVIAEGLDLLGCAAPEKM, from the coding sequence ATGAGTCCAGAAGCGCTTAGTGAACTGATTTTCAACATCGTCAACGACCTTGTGAACGAAGGCAAGGCCGGTACGTTAACCGCAGATCTTATCCCCCCGCAGGCCAAGTTCGCCGTGATGCGTCCGAAGGACCGCGCGCACGGCGATTGGGCATCCAACGCCGCCATGCAGCTGGCCAAGAAGGCCGGCATGAAGCCGCGTGACTTCGCCGAACTGTTCGCCGCCGAACTTGTCAAGGCTGACGGCATCAAGTCCGTCGAGGTGGCCGGCCCCGGCTTCATCAACATCGTGCTCGACTCCGCTTCTGCCGCAGCCGTGGTGGATGCCGTGCTCGAAGCCGGCAGCGCCTACGGCAAGAACGATCACCTCGGTGGCGAAACCCTGAACCTCGAATTCGTCTCCGCCAACCCGACCGGTCCGATCCATATCGGCGGCACCCGTTGGGCCGCAGTCGGCGACTCCATGGCCCGCGTGCTTGAAGCCAACGGCGCCAAAGTGGTGCGCGAATACTACTTCAACGATCACGGCGAGCAGATCAACCGTTTCGCCAAGTCCCTCGTGGCCGCCGCACATGGCGAAACCACGCCGATCGACGGCTACAAGGGCGCCTACATCGACGAGATCGCACAGCGTGTGATCGACGAGGCCACGGCGGACGGTGTTGACATTCTGAACCTGCCGCGCGTGGACGGCGGCTCCGACGAGAACGGCGAGCCTCTGGGCGAGGGCGATTCCGAACAGCGCGAAGAGTTCCGCAAGCGCGCCGTGCCGATGATGTTCGACGAGATCCAGAAGTCCATGAAGAACTTCCGCGTCAACTTCGACGTGTGGTTCCACGAGAACAGCCTGTACTCCGATGGCGAAGTCGACAAGGCCATCGCCGATCTGCGTGAACGCGGCGACATCTTCGAAAAGGACGGCGCCACCTGGTTCGCCTCCACCAAGCATGGCGACGACAAGGACCGCGTGATCATCAAATCCGACGGCAACTACGCATACTTCGCCGCCGACATCGCCTACTACCGCAACAAGCGCCACCGCGAGGTCAACCCGGCCGACGTGGCCATCTACATGCTTGGCGCCGACCATCACGGCTACATCGGCCGCATGATGGCCATGTGCGAGGCGTTCGGCGACAAGCCGGGCGAGAACATGCAGATCCTCATCGGCCAGCTGGTCAACGTGATGAAGGACGGCAAGGCCGTGCGCATGTCGAAGCGCGCCGGCAACGTCGTCACCATCGACGATCTGACCGACGCCATCGGCGTGGATGCCTCCCGCTACTCGCTGGCACGCACCGACTACAACTCCCCGGTCGACATCGACCTGAACCTGCTGGCCTCGCATTCCAACGAGAACCCGGTGTACTACGTGCAGTATGCGCACGCACGCTCCTGCAACGTGGATCGCAATGCCGCAACCGCCGGCATCACCTACGAAGGCGCCGACCTGAGCCTGCTCGACACCCCGGCGGACGGCGAAGTGCTCGCCGCACTGGCACAGTGGCCCGCCCTGCTTCGCGAAGCAGGCGACCTGCGTGCCCCGCACCGCGTGGCGCATTATCTGGAGGATCTTGCCGCCACCTACCACAAGTGGTACAACGTCGAACGCGTGGTGCCGATGGAACTCACCGATCCGGAAGCGCGCGGCGAGGAGGCGGAAGCACTGCGCATCGCCAAGGCTCCGGAACCGGCACGCGCCGCCGCACGACTCAAACTCAACGATGCCGTCAAAACCGTCATCGCCGAAGGCCTCGACCTGCTCGGCTGCGCCGCTCCGGAAAAGATGTGA
- a CDS encoding diaminopimelate decarboxylase family protein translates to MAVTPIWPEASAINENGEITFHGRTAESLLGEFGSPLYLIDTDEVRQRAERFVRAAASAFDNTVTHVSFAGKAFLSKEICRIVTGAGMLIDTCSMGEMRIALAAGVPGRRLVLHGNNKSDEEIALAIEQGFAKIVIDEPNEPARIAQIARKMGKRARVMLRVTSGIHAGGHEFISTAHEDQKFGVSLLPAGADTSKLDVLDDLTDVTPAGSNARLADNGGAAKNDGAGTERQLQYDIKYPYDLSHEKVSEGDRKLADAMTMVADGPALAVLKEIYRHQDVLELVGVHSHIGSNIHDADAFIQAAKRMMLLRKTFYATDAYTLPEVDLGGGYSVAYTDGEDSMDIDAELGRLSQAVSSINRALGMPAPVISFEPGRWIVAPAGVTLYRVGTVKPVQLSGDATDKAGNPVTERVYVSVDGGMSDNIRPALYGADYAVKLANRKGSDETKLSRVVGMHCESGDIIVHECQLPADIKRGDVLAVPVTGAYGRTMASNYNQALIPAVVGVSEAGAHVMIRRQTIDDLLGWDVSE, encoded by the coding sequence ATGGCAGTCACCCCGATCTGGCCTGAAGCCAGCGCCATCAACGAAAACGGCGAAATCACCTTCCATGGGCGCACCGCGGAAAGCCTGCTCGGCGAGTTCGGCTCGCCGCTGTACCTCATCGACACCGACGAAGTGCGTCAACGCGCCGAACGATTCGTCCGCGCCGCGGCCAGCGCCTTCGACAACACCGTCACCCATGTGAGCTTCGCCGGCAAAGCGTTCCTCAGCAAGGAGATCTGCCGCATCGTCACCGGCGCGGGCATGCTCATCGACACCTGCTCCATGGGCGAGATGCGCATCGCGCTCGCAGCCGGTGTACCCGGTCGCAGGCTGGTGCTGCACGGCAACAACAAATCCGATGAGGAGATCGCGCTCGCCATCGAACAGGGCTTTGCCAAAATCGTCATCGACGAGCCGAACGAGCCGGCGCGCATCGCGCAGATCGCACGCAAGATGGGCAAGCGCGCCCGCGTCATGCTGCGCGTAACCTCCGGTATCCACGCCGGTGGCCACGAGTTCATCTCCACCGCGCACGAGGATCAGAAGTTTGGCGTCTCGCTGCTTCCGGCCGGTGCCGACACCTCCAAACTCGACGTGCTGGACGATCTGACCGATGTCACGCCGGCAGGCTCCAACGCGCGTCTTGCCGATAATGGCGGCGCCGCGAAGAACGATGGCGCAGGCACGGAACGCCAGCTGCAGTACGACATCAAATACCCGTACGACCTAAGCCACGAGAAGGTATCCGAAGGCGATCGCAAGCTTGCCGATGCCATGACCATGGTGGCGGACGGCCCGGCGCTCGCCGTGCTCAAGGAGATCTACCGGCATCAGGATGTGCTCGAACTGGTCGGCGTGCATTCGCATATCGGCTCCAACATCCACGATGCCGACGCGTTCATCCAGGCCGCCAAGCGCATGATGCTGCTGCGTAAGACCTTCTATGCCACCGATGCCTATACATTGCCGGAAGTCGATCTGGGCGGCGGGTACTCCGTGGCCTACACCGATGGCGAGGATTCGATGGACATTGATGCGGAGCTTGGCCGTCTGTCCCAGGCCGTGTCGTCCATCAACCGTGCGCTTGGCATGCCGGCGCCGGTCATCTCCTTCGAGCCCGGGCGTTGGATTGTGGCTCCTGCGGGGGTGACGCTGTACCGCGTCGGCACCGTCAAGCCGGTCCAGTTGAGCGGCGACGCCACAGACAAGGCCGGCAACCCGGTCACCGAACGCGTGTATGTGTCCGTCGACGGTGGCATGAGCGACAACATCCGTCCGGCGCTGTACGGTGCCGATTACGCGGTGAAACTGGCGAATCGCAAGGGTTCCGATGAGACCAAGCTCTCCCGTGTGGTGGGTATGCACTGCGAATCCGGCGACATCATCGTGCACGAATGCCAGCTTCCCGCCGATATCAAGCGTGGCGATGTGCTCGCCGTGCCGGTTACCGGCGCATACGGCCGCACCATGGCCAGCAACTACAATCAGGCGTTGATCCCGGCGGTTGTGGGCGTATCCGAGGCGGGTGCGCATGTGATGATCCGTCGTCAGACCATCGACGACCTGCTGGGCTGGGACGTCAGCGAATAA
- a CDS encoding homoserine dehydrogenase, giving the protein MANENETPIRVGLLGAGTVGSQTARLIVEQKDELTARIGRPIELTGVACLDPAETDPFPWIDKSIVTTDTMSVATNSDIVIELIGGTGVARKFVLAAIESGASVVTANKALLAKYGPELYAAAEAKGVDIYFEAAVGGAIPFLRPLRESLVGDKVTSMLGIVNGTTNYILDEMTTKGLDFDDVLKDAQAKGYAEADPTGDIEGYDAANKAAIMATLGFHTSVTIDDVSVEGITKITADDIAAATAEHKVIKLLAVVENGDEGVSARVYPALISETHPLASVHGSFNAVFVKAEAADDLMFYGRGAGGAPTASAVVGDVVTVARHIAAGCTGPSIPLYKDLKKAPIEASKAAFAVRFLIHDKPGVLAAIAAEFAKRGVSINGVNQDLKPSVTDPGYDGEIQQLRLVTHLTDEVTLRETVEAVQGLDFVAGEPSILRVLD; this is encoded by the coding sequence GTGGCAAACGAGAACGAAACCCCCATCCGCGTCGGGCTTTTGGGCGCCGGCACCGTCGGATCGCAGACCGCACGTCTGATCGTCGAGCAGAAGGACGAACTGACCGCACGTATCGGTCGTCCGATTGAACTCACCGGCGTCGCCTGCCTTGATCCGGCGGAAACCGACCCCTTCCCGTGGATCGACAAGTCCATCGTCACCACCGACACCATGTCCGTGGCCACGAACAGCGACATCGTGATCGAACTGATCGGCGGCACCGGCGTCGCCCGCAAGTTCGTACTCGCCGCCATCGAATCCGGCGCTTCCGTCGTCACCGCCAACAAGGCCCTGCTGGCCAAGTACGGTCCGGAACTGTACGCCGCCGCCGAAGCCAAGGGCGTCGATATCTACTTCGAAGCGGCTGTGGGCGGTGCGATCCCGTTCCTGCGCCCGTTGCGTGAATCCCTCGTCGGCGACAAGGTGACCAGCATGCTGGGCATCGTCAACGGCACCACCAACTACATTCTCGACGAGATGACCACCAAGGGCCTCGACTTCGACGATGTACTCAAGGACGCGCAGGCCAAGGGTTATGCCGAAGCTGATCCGACCGGCGACATCGAAGGCTACGATGCCGCCAACAAGGCCGCCATCATGGCCACCCTCGGCTTCCACACCTCCGTCACCATCGACGACGTTTCCGTCGAAGGCATCACCAAGATCACCGCCGACGATATTGCCGCGGCCACCGCCGAGCACAAGGTCATCAAGCTGCTCGCCGTCGTGGAGAACGGCGATGAGGGCGTGTCCGCACGCGTCTACCCGGCGCTCATCTCCGAAACCCATCCGCTGGCCAGCGTGCACGGCTCCTTCAACGCCGTGTTCGTCAAGGCCGAGGCCGCCGACGACCTCATGTTCTACGGTCGCGGCGCAGGCGGCGCTCCGACCGCTTCCGCCGTGGTGGGCGACGTGGTCACCGTGGCCCGTCATATCGCCGCAGGCTGCACCGGCCCGTCCATCCCGCTGTACAAGGATCTGAAGAAGGCTCCGATCGAGGCGTCCAAGGCCGCGTTCGCCGTGCGCTTCCTCATTCACGACAAGCCGGGCGTGCTGGCCGCCATCGCCGCCGAATTCGCCAAGCGCGGCGTATCCATCAACGGTGTGAACCAGGATCTTAAGCCGTCCGTCACCGATCCGGGCTATGACGGTGAGATTCAGCAGCTGCGTCTGGTCACGCACCTGACCGATGAGGTCACTTTGCGTGAGACCGTAGAAGCCGTGCAGGGGCTTGATTTCGTTGCCGGCGAACCGTCCATTCTGCGAGTGCTTGACTGA
- the thrB gene encoding homoserine kinase, translating to MKPICNRVHVSVPATSANLGSGFDTVGLALDYHDELVFTLNEDPSDGVAHVIIHGEGEDTLPRDETHLVVSTFRRACATFGLGNLGFTLEATNNIPQARGMGSSAEAIVAGIAAAAAFAQDGELNRAAIFDMAAHFEGHPDNVAPAVFGGLTVSWDFEMPEGVGSVPVPGGDPLHGGFHTVNYPVDPAVTAAVFVPDYELSTEKAREALPKEIAYRDAIYNVSRVGLLPAAMNPVDGVEPNALMYVATQDKLHQQYRAPLMQPSTDLIALFRSHGYAAAVSGAGPCVLVLHYGDARDAIDQVAAEQLASGHWNVLHLPINTKGVEVERS from the coding sequence ATGAAGCCGATTTGCAATCGCGTCCATGTGAGCGTGCCGGCGACCAGCGCGAATCTGGGTTCGGGATTCGACACCGTCGGTCTGGCGCTCGACTATCACGACGAGCTCGTCTTCACGCTGAACGAGGATCCTTCGGACGGTGTCGCGCATGTCATCATCCATGGCGAAGGCGAGGATACGCTGCCACGCGATGAAACGCATCTGGTGGTGTCCACGTTCCGCCGTGCCTGTGCCACCTTTGGGCTGGGTAATCTCGGTTTCACGCTTGAAGCCACGAACAATATTCCGCAGGCGCGTGGCATGGGCTCTTCCGCAGAGGCCATTGTCGCGGGCATTGCAGCGGCCGCCGCGTTCGCGCAGGATGGCGAGTTGAATCGTGCCGCCATTTTCGACATGGCCGCGCATTTCGAAGGTCATCCGGATAATGTTGCGCCGGCGGTGTTCGGTGGGCTTACGGTGAGCTGGGATTTCGAAATGCCCGAGGGCGTCGGTTCCGTGCCGGTTCCCGGTGGCGATCCGTTGCATGGTGGTTTCCATACGGTCAACTATCCGGTCGATCCAGCCGTGACCGCGGCCGTGTTCGTGCCGGATTACGAGCTGTCTACGGAGAAAGCGCGTGAGGCGCTGCCGAAGGAAATCGCATACCGCGATGCGATCTACAACGTGTCGCGAGTCGGACTGCTGCCCGCAGCCATGAATCCGGTCGACGGCGTCGAGCCGAATGCGCTGATGTACGTGGCTACGCAAGACAAGTTGCATCAGCAGTATCGTGCGCCGCTCATGCAGCCGTCCACCGATCTGATCGCGCTGTTCCGCTCCCATGGGTATGCGGCCGCCGTCTCCGGTGCCGGCCCATGCGTGCTGGTATTGCACTACGGTGACGCCCGCGATGCCATCGACCAGGTGGCCGCCGAGCAGCTCGCCTCCGGGCATTGGAACGTGCTGCATCTGCCGATTAACACCAAGGGTGTTGAAGTGGAACGCAGCTGA
- a CDS encoding Maf family protein, with product MAIPLILASKSLPRRNVLNAAGVCPTIRVSHVDEPAALRDAAAKAGVNVGELSIGDRVAILAEAKAQAVYQAYRNVAATADAASGECVVGYPLKAAGRSETDDAVERGTMEPGKPIDYSTAHIATTRDFSGVSIPTRTQPINVFTAGRPGLVHSTVGPLILGCDSMFLMDGECYGKPHSVEAARERLKHMSGATGELWTGHCLVDFATGRVVRDASHAVVHFSEFSGDDIERYIATGEPLEVAGSFTLEGFGGAFIDGIEGDPSGIIGLSLPLVRRLTERLGIAWPDLWNVRSELAPTESKAEGAGHAGIEPPKENVHQPGDGWIDCDCGRKHWGVNGASGVLLARRDERTGNVTHVVMQHRAVWSAEGGTWGIPGGATAQGETPIEGALRESYEEANITPEDIDVVGSYCEDHGPWAYTTVFAFEKPGHTVEPKANDDESMEIAWVPIEQVGGLKLLTAMRTDWPRFVARLNALAATYR from the coding sequence ATGGCCATTCCGCTGATTCTGGCATCCAAGTCCCTGCCTCGCCGCAATGTGCTGAATGCGGCTGGCGTATGCCCCACGATTCGCGTATCGCATGTGGACGAACCGGCCGCGTTACGAGACGCCGCGGCAAAGGCCGGCGTCAATGTCGGCGAATTGTCTATCGGCGATCGGGTTGCCATTCTTGCCGAGGCCAAGGCTCAAGCCGTGTACCAGGCGTATCGCAATGTCGCAGCCACGGCCGATGCCGCGAGCGGCGAATGCGTCGTCGGCTATCCGCTGAAGGCGGCCGGGCGCTCGGAAACCGATGATGCCGTCGAACGCGGCACAATGGAACCCGGCAAGCCGATCGACTATTCCACCGCTCACATCGCCACCACCCGCGACTTTTCCGGCGTGAGCATCCCGACTCGAACCCAGCCCATCAACGTCTTCACCGCCGGCCGCCCGGGCCTGGTGCATAGCACCGTCGGGCCGCTGATTCTCGGCTGCGATTCCATGTTCCTTATGGATGGCGAATGCTACGGCAAGCCGCATAGCGTCGAAGCCGCCCGCGAACGGCTGAAGCATATGAGCGGCGCTACTGGCGAACTGTGGACGGGCCATTGCCTTGTCGACTTCGCCACCGGCCGCGTGGTGCGCGACGCCAGTCATGCCGTCGTGCATTTCTCGGAATTCAGCGGTGATGACATCGAACGTTACATCGCCACCGGCGAGCCGCTGGAAGTTGCGGGGTCGTTCACGCTGGAAGGCTTCGGTGGGGCCTTCATCGACGGTATCGAAGGCGATCCGAGCGGCATTATCGGCTTGAGTCTGCCGTTGGTGCGCCGTCTTACGGAACGGCTGGGCATCGCATGGCCTGATTTGTGGAATGTGCGCTCCGAGCTTGCGCCTACGGAAAGCAAGGCCGAAGGCGCCGGGCATGCGGGCATCGAACCGCCCAAGGAGAACGTGCACCAGCCAGGCGATGGCTGGATCGATTGTGATTGCGGGCGTAAGCACTGGGGTGTGAACGGCGCTTCCGGCGTGCTGCTGGCCCGCCGCGACGAGCGGACCGGCAATGTCACGCATGTGGTGATGCAGCATCGTGCCGTCTGGTCGGCTGAAGGCGGCACATGGGGCATTCCGGGAGGCGCGACCGCCCAAGGGGAGACCCCGATCGAAGGCGCGTTGCGTGAAAGCTATGAGGAGGCGAACATCACGCCGGAAGACATCGACGTGGTCGGCTCCTATTGCGAGGATCACGGTCCGTGGGCGTATACCACCGTGTTCGCGTTCGAGAAGCCCGGGCACACGGTCGAGCCGAAGGCGAACGACGATGAAAGCATGGAGATCGCATGGGTGCCGATCGAACAGGTCGGCGGATTGAAGCTGCTCACCGCCATGCGTACCGATTGGCCGCGTTTTGTGGCACGTCTCAACGCGCTCGCCGCAACCTATCGCTGA
- a CDS encoding ABC transporter ATP-binding protein, with translation MKRNQNVNASVAAPNAHTTNAYAASDRTAAHAPIPGGRPVITATNLIMDYAARRKTANRVGTTPMSALANTAPALNNVSFRLNVGETVAIMGPSGSGKSTLLHILAGIDLPTSGQVTYHVRNNCAYELTGISDQDRTMLRRNAFGFVFQSGQLLPELPAVENIALPLMLGGTDYSQATDTAMLWLERLGLKHLASHRPGEMSGGQMQRVAIARALATNPSVVFADEPTGALDQATGREVMGILMDAAQANGSAVVVVTHDPNVAAFCSRTVTMRDGRLLGGEQ, from the coding sequence ATGAAACGGAATCAGAACGTCAACGCATCGGTCGCCGCACCGAATGCCCATACAACGAACGCCTACGCGGCGAGCGACCGCACGGCAGCGCATGCCCCCATTCCCGGAGGCAGGCCGGTCATCACCGCAACCAACCTCATCATGGACTATGCGGCGCGACGCAAGACCGCGAACCGTGTCGGCACGACTCCGATGAGTGCGCTCGCCAACACCGCACCGGCGCTCAACAACGTGAGTTTTCGTCTCAACGTCGGCGAAACGGTCGCCATCATGGGCCCTTCCGGCTCCGGCAAATCCACGCTGCTGCACATCCTTGCCGGCATCGACCTGCCCACGTCCGGCCAGGTCACCTACCATGTGCGCAACAATTGCGCCTACGAGCTCACCGGCATCTCCGATCAGGACCGCACCATGCTGCGCCGCAACGCCTTCGGCTTCGTCTTCCAATCCGGGCAGCTGCTCCCCGAACTGCCTGCAGTCGAAAACATCGCGCTGCCGTTGATGCTCGGCGGAACGGACTACTCGCAGGCCACCGATACCGCCATGCTTTGGCTGGAACGTCTCGGCCTCAAACATCTCGCCTCGCACCGCCCCGGCGAGATGAGCGGCGGCCAGATGCAGCGTGTGGCCATCGCCCGTGCGCTCGCCACGAACCCTTCGGTCGTATTCGCCGACGAACCCACCGGAGCACTCGACCAAGCCACCGGGCGCGAAGTCATGGGCATACTCATGGACGCTGCACAGGCCAACGGGTCGGCCGTGGTTGTCGTCACCCACGATCCGAACGTGGCCGCCTTCTGCAGCCGGACGGTCACCATGCGCGATGGTCGGCTGCTCGGAGGCGAACAATGA
- a CDS encoding FtsX-like permease family protein, giving the protein MNTFTLWKLFHRRGARGIGERTSALAVIAFAAATTIFLTVLGGVHGFIWRASADHTLGCLINSASCAPGTHEAWERARNEAGMFVAAPGTRWTAERSAAVMDTYSDGYVLLAAFACLMLVVPFVSLAGSAARLAASRRDARLSALRLAGATTAQVVKLTALDAAIQALFGAGIGIVGYCAVMPLIMLLKFQNRHFMFQELWVGLPVLVGVLAGVTVLALVSSLITLRRVAITPLGVMSRAAQPLPATWRVLIFLVVMAGLYLLLNNVSMFAGLGENAVFVLVCGAFFVGFTMVNVVGTWVIAKRAKARARRPKDAATMIAMRRILDNPKRAWRNVSGVGLAVFIAVITSIGTLVGQDRGGDPLDPSMLYMRDIGTGGLLTLTFAAVLAAVSSGVMQASSVYDQAAEYRMLRLEGTDERTLSKARFKEVFTPLNTVVLVSGGGSVLLLFPIVAMTLFDPVTLFSLFSGIALCYVLIAVGAWTANRAARTLNTVGYRADD; this is encoded by the coding sequence ATGAACACCTTCACCCTATGGAAACTGTTCCACCGCCGAGGCGCTCGCGGCATAGGCGAACGCACATCGGCGCTCGCGGTCATTGCCTTTGCGGCGGCCACCACGATTTTCCTGACTGTGCTGGGAGGCGTGCACGGTTTCATCTGGCGCGCCTCCGCCGATCATACGCTCGGTTGTCTGATCAATTCCGCTTCCTGTGCGCCCGGCACCCATGAAGCGTGGGAACGTGCCAGGAACGAGGCAGGCATGTTCGTCGCCGCACCGGGAACGCGTTGGACCGCCGAACGTTCCGCGGCGGTTATGGACACCTATTCGGACGGCTATGTACTATTGGCCGCGTTCGCTTGCCTGATGCTCGTCGTTCCGTTCGTTTCGCTTGCGGGCTCCGCGGCCCGCTTGGCCGCATCCCGTAGGGATGCGCGATTGTCCGCGCTCAGGCTGGCCGGCGCGACCACCGCTCAAGTGGTCAAACTGACCGCGCTCGACGCTGCGATCCAGGCATTGTTCGGCGCTGGTATCGGCATTGTCGGTTATTGTGCGGTCATGCCGTTGATCATGCTGCTGAAATTCCAGAACCGTCATTTCATGTTCCAGGAATTGTGGGTTGGCCTGCCGGTGCTCGTGGGCGTGCTCGCTGGAGTCACCGTGCTCGCGCTGGTATCGTCGCTGATCACCCTGCGCCGCGTTGCCATCACCCCATTGGGTGTGATGAGCCGCGCCGCGCAGCCTCTGCCAGCCACATGGCGTGTACTGATCTTCCTAGTGGTGATGGCGGGCCTTTACCTGCTGCTGAACAACGTCTCGATGTTCGCCGGTTTGGGTGAAAACGCGGTGTTCGTGTTGGTGTGCGGCGCGTTCTTCGTCGGATTCACGATGGTGAACGTGGTCGGTACGTGGGTGATTGCCAAACGGGCCAAAGCGCGTGCCCGTAGGCCGAAGGACGCAGCCACTATGATCGCCATGCGCCGCATCCTTGACAATCCGAAGCGTGCGTGGCGCAACGTGTCCGGTGTGGGATTGGCTGTGTTCATCGCCGTCATCACGTCGATCGGGACACTGGTGGGGCAGGACCGTGGCGGCGATCCGCTCGATCCTTCGATGCTGTACATGCGCGATATCGGCACCGGTGGCCTGTTGACGCTCACGTTCGCCGCCGTGCTCGCCGCGGTCAGTTCCGGTGTGATGCAGGCCAGCAGTGTGTATGATCAGGCCGCCGAATACCGCATGCTGCGTCTGGAGGGCACCGATGAACGGACGCTGTCCAAGGCGCGATTCAAAGAAGTGTTCACGCCGCTCAACACGGTGGTGCTGGTTTCTGGAGGCGGTTCGGTGCTGCTGTTGTTCCCGATCGTTGCGATGACGCTGTTCGATCCGGTGACGTTGTTCAGCCTGTTCTCCGGTATCGCGTTGTGCTACGTGCTGATCGCCGTGGGCGCGTGGACCGCCAATCGTGCGGCCCGCACGCTGAACACGGTGGGGTACCGCGCCGACGACTGA
- a CDS encoding AEC family transporter: protein MPGLLSAMEGFCVIGIVIATGYIAARMRIGGPTAQMVLNRFSFFVSSPCLMFAILSKEKIFEIFHSSIIVAFFSAVLVGVVFLILNKLFFHLKAADATIGALNSLYLNSNNIGLPIATYILGNPALVAPILVMQQAVFTPIGLTVLDVTTKGKVSAKEILKQPLHQPLLIGSLLGIAVSAISAKVGWFVVPSCIYDPIDMIGDSAVPMILMAFGMSLHGTKPLQDKSNIPAVFTVAALKNIVMPIIAFLLSYFVMGFRGATLYACVVLAALPTGQNVYNYAARYNVGLSFARDGILFSTLSSPIFIAIIAALLS, encoded by the coding sequence ATGCCGGGTCTACTCAGCGCGATGGAAGGTTTCTGCGTCATCGGTATCGTGATCGCCACCGGTTACATCGCCGCACGCATGCGCATCGGAGGACCGACCGCGCAGATGGTGCTCAACAGATTCAGCTTCTTCGTATCAAGCCCGTGCCTGATGTTCGCCATTCTCTCCAAGGAAAAGATCTTCGAGATCTTCCACTCCTCCATCATCGTCGCGTTCTTCTCGGCGGTGCTCGTGGGCGTGGTGTTCCTGATCCTCAACAAGCTGTTCTTCCACCTCAAAGCCGCGGACGCCACCATCGGCGCACTGAACTCGCTATACCTGAACTCCAACAACATCGGCCTGCCGATCGCCACCTACATTCTGGGCAATCCCGCGCTGGTCGCCCCGATCCTGGTCATGCAGCAGGCGGTGTTCACGCCGATCGGCCTGACCGTGCTCGACGTGACCACCAAAGGCAAGGTATCCGCCAAGGAGATCCTCAAGCAGCCATTGCACCAGCCACTGCTCATCGGCTCGCTGCTGGGCATCGCAGTATCCGCCATTTCCGCGAAGGTCGGCTGGTTCGTGGTGCCGAGCTGCATCTACGATCCGATCGACATGATCGGCGACTCCGCCGTGCCGATGATCCTGATGGCGTTCGGCATGTCGCTGCACGGCACCAAGCCGCTGCAGGACAAGTCGAACATTCCCGCGGTCTTCACCGTGGCCGCGCTGAAGAACATCGTAATGCCGATCATCGCATTCCTGCTGAGCTACTTCGTGATGGGATTCCGCGGCGCCACGCTATACGCATGCGTGGTGCTCGCCGCGCTGCCGACAGGGCAGAACGTGTACAACTACGCCGCCCGGTACAACGTGGGACTTTCGTTCGCGCGTGACGGCATCCTGTTCTCTACGCTGTCCTCGCCGATTTTCATCGCGATCATCGCGGCCCTGCTCAGCTGA